One Paenibacillus sp. SYP-B4298 genomic window, AGAATTCTCGGCTAATTGACTGGCGACCTCCTGTAGAAATCTAGGCTCAACTTCTACATTGAAAAACGCTGACACCTGTAATCCGATTTTTTCGGGATGGATGACGGCTGTAAAGTGCTCAATGACCCCCTGCTCGATAAGAGTGTTGATTCGGGCTTGCACGGCTACACGGGAGAGGCCGATTTCTTTGGCCAGGTCCGTGTAAGAAATTCTTCCGTTGGTGCTCAGGACAGACATAATTTTTCGATCATAGTCGTCCACAGTGAAGGAGGACCCCCCAGCAGCTCTAGACTGCATCATCCGTTCTACACTCCTTTTTGTATGATCTGCTATATTCAAATCTATCATAATGCCAAAATAGACGCTTTTCAACAACTGAGATTGGTATTCATAGACTGAACATAGAGATATGTAAAAATATGTAACATGGATAAGCAGGTTCTGTACATACTGCTCCCTACTTGTGAGCATGTCACGTGCACGCTTGAGTAGAAAAGCATGAAAATGTAAGCTGGATCACAGAAAGGGTCCAACCGTTCCTGTATAGTGAAGGCTGCGAGCAACATAGCTGCTCAGGGCGATCTGGCAGGCGAACATGAGAGATAGACAGGATTGAAGTCAACGCTTCTCTAAGTGGAGGACGTAGAGGAATAAGCAAGGTCATCGAGGCTGTGGAAGTTAGTGTGCCTGTGGCATGGTGGTGGCAGGGGAAGACGCCTGCCTGCTGTGCCCGCCGCGCATAGAGAGCATAGAGGGGCAACTGGTGATTGAATCAGAATGGATTGGATGGGAGCAGCGGCAAGGATTGCTATTCCCGGCCGCTGTTGTTATACATGAGTAACCCTGACAGTCAGCAGGTTACCATTCTGCCTCCCAGCCAGATGCGTAGCTGTTAAGCTGAGGCTGTTCATGCTCATGCTTATCCTCGGCAACGAGCTGAAGCAGGCTGGAGCGCGGGGTTTGGCCAAGCCGGTAGTCGGCTCCGAAATACGCTGCGAATTGCCGGCTTTCTTGCCGCCTGATCTTGCGCGCTGCCTTGCGGTCTGGGGCTGTCTCATACAAGCGTCGTTCTTCCTTCGTCTCCGGGTATACTCCTGGCACGACAGCCGGACGACCCGAGTCGTCGAGAGCGACGAAGGTGAGGAAGGAGGTGGCGCATACTTTGCGTTCTCCAGTCAGCAGATCCTCGGTCACGACCCGCACGAAGATTTCCATGGAGGTATGATGCGTCCATGTAACGAAGGCGGACAAGCAGACCGCATCTCCCTTTTTAACAGGGTGCAGAAAGTCGACAGAATCGGTGGACGCTGTGACGACTGGCCGCCGTGCATGACGAGTAGCGGCAATGGTGGCTACATCATCAATATAGGCCATCAGTTTGCCGCCGAAGATGGTGCCGTGATGATTCGTATCGGGTGGCAGTACAATGGAGGCTTTAATCGTATAAGAGGCACTGGACGGCTTGGCAGAGCTAAGCGGCTCGGCAGTTTGAAGCGATCGGTTCATGCTGTTCCCTTCTTTCATCTGATCTCGCGTCATAAGCGCGTACAGTTGTTACAATTTATTGTACAGAACCGTGATATATAGGTAAAATACATATATAGAATAGTTTTCATTCCAAATCATTATAGGTGATGGGGTCGACATCATGGAAATGCGGCATTTGCACTATTTTTTGGCGGTTGCGCACTATGGAAGCTTTAGCAAGGCGGCTCAGCAGCTTCACGTCGCTCAGCCTACACTGTCGAAGATGGTCAGAGTACTGGAGACTGAGCTGGGCGTGGAGCTGTTCGACCGCTCGGCTAAGCGAATCGAGCTGACAGATGCGGGACGATCGCTTATAAGCTCGGGACAGCGTGTCATTCAATCGATGGATCACCTGATGGCCGAGCTATCGGATGTGGTCAAGCTGAAGCGTGGCAGCCTGCGGCTCGGATTGCCTCCTATGGTGGGGGGGCATTTCTTTCCGGGAATCATTGAACGCTTTCATCAAACCTACCCTGATATACAGGTGTTACTGGAGGAGCATGGCGGGCGGCGGATTGAGGCGGCTGTGGAAGCGGGGGAGCTCGATGCCGGACTGGTGCT contains:
- a CDS encoding Lrp/AsnC family transcriptional regulator, with product MQSRAAGGSSFTVDDYDRKIMSVLSTNGRISYTDLAKEIGLSRVAVQARINTLIEQGVIEHFTAVIHPEKIGLQVSAFFNVEVEPRFLQEVASQLAENSAITSLYHMTGPSKLHMHGLFADNEAMESFLKEQLYAMPGIRSVDCQVLITRYKSRMGMRL
- a CDS encoding acyl-CoA thioesterase, with translation MNRSLQTAEPLSSAKPSSASYTIKASIVLPPDTNHHGTIFGGKLMAYIDDVATIAATRHARRPVVTASTDSVDFLHPVKKGDAVCLSAFVTWTHHTSMEIFVRVVTEDLLTGERKVCATSFLTFVALDDSGRPAVVPGVYPETKEERRLYETAPDRKAARKIRRQESRQFAAYFGADYRLGQTPRSSLLQLVAEDKHEHEQPQLNSYASGWEAEW